One genomic window of Plasmodium coatneyi strain Hackeri chromosome 12, complete sequence includes the following:
- a CDS encoding Methionine-tRNA ligase, translating to MCVLTLVKDDVKSDILKLVLDFIKAVVVKDNEKVAFPEVRHEKNISFEYKEKKYKELFCTLYAIIDIYDCYNELFNEDEGKVSENEEFIFHLASDKFTLKQLDLKHLNDLLCEKSYIVSNIHASIVDIFYFCSVYKYLSEMPPKERVEFSHIYRWFLHIQETIVGKFTTLKKLEVRDSLETFLNNKNVTSPSEKTNNADVAQQKDDKKAKNENGENEKSKKKNNAQNKNAQKKKVEEPKILDDITRLNIIVGYVEEVEIHPDADTLYCLKINVGEEKSRDICSGLRLKKKSEDLLHKYVLVLANLKEKSLRGRKSHGMVLCGSFGEQIELLAPPSGANVGERIICENMDVNKLPDKTLSSDKDKNPFFHIQPHLLIKNGVAYYKDVKWLSSKGEITCPLEQGTIS from the exons ATGTGTGTTCTAACGTTAGTGAAGGACGATGTAAAATCGGATATTCTGAAATTGGTCCTTGACTTTATCAAAGCGGTGGTCGTCAAAGATAATGAAAAAGTAGCATTTCCCGAAGTGCGACacgaaaag aatatttctttcgaatataaggaaaaaaagtacaaggAGCTGTTTTGCACGCTCTACGCGATTATCGATATATACGACTGCTACAACGAACTGTTCAATGAAGATGAAGGCAAAGTGAGCGAAAATGAGGAAttcattttccatttggctaGTGACAAATTTACACTGAAGCAGCTGGACTTGAAGCATTTGAATGATTTGTTGTGTGAAAAATCGTACATCGTATCGAATATACATGCCTCCATAGtagacattttttatttttgctcggtttataaatatttaagtGAAATGCCCCCCAAGGAGAGAGTCGAAttttcacacatatatagatgGTTTTTACACATTCAAGAAACCATAGTGGGGAAATTCACTACACTGAAAAAGTTGGAAGTGAGGGACAGCCTGGAAACTTTcctaaataataaaaatgtaacgAGCCCAAGTGAAAAAACTAATAATGCAGACGTTGCACAACAGAAGGATGAtaagaaagcaaaaaatgaaaatggagaaaatgagaaaagtaagaagaaaaataatgcacaaaataaaaatgctcagaaaaagaaagtagaGGAACCAAAAATCCTCGATGATATTACCAGATTAAATATTATCGTAGGGTATGTAGAGGAAGTGGAAATTCACCCAGATGCAGATACGCTGTACTGtttgaaaataaatgtgggggaagaaaagtcCAGGGACATTTGCAGTGGTTTAAGACTTAAAAAGAAATCAGAAGATTTACTACACAAATACGTTTTAGTGTTAGccaatttgaaggaaaagtccttgaggggaagaaaaagccaCGGTATGGTTTTATGCGGATCTTTTGGTGAACAAATAGAGCTGCTTGCCCCCCCATCTGGAGCCAACGTTGGGGAGAGAATTATTTGTGAAAATATGGATGTCAATAAATTACCAGATAAAACCTTAAGCTCTGATAAGGACAAGAATCCCTTTTTTCACATCCAGCCACATCTGCTCATCAAGAATGGTGTAGCGTATTATAAGGATGTCAAGTGGCTCTCgtccaaaggggaaattacTTGCCCATTAGAACAGGGAACGATTTCGTAG
- a CDS encoding Ribosome biogenesis GTP-binding protein YsxC gives MQLLGQMFRRYASLRTKLRAQQVNKNVTNSAGNHVRNDTNGMQGEAGSPIGLSRRQRERNTKIDVKIYEQLKKKMLGKPLNKVQRKYLKEKRPNFAPIFLDQLKPRMILYKTAIQVSELPLPKYPEVAFIGRSNCGKSTLINELCGRTNKAKVSKIPGCTKEIHFYKIAKPCLLCLVDLPGYGFAHSKEELRLQWNEFTLFYLKNRKNLKKVFVLIDCRVGLKTSDKELLHFFDRYNIKYQIVFSKCDLLNTKDIAVKIQIANEEIACFKNLETPIIPLSSLKRQNLNELRREIARYQLNKTIVKNNIVMKINDLIEQRRLRKLAANAIVHANGIGDVNGVNGAVEDHFSHPPDGANTKSKSKIKSKTTNVGEPLSKDILLSDDTISDALNRWKKLDKPVVDTPFNQYMGGHMKLIINALQEKFLHHCREEFNENDLKIIDDVIEKCGKLGHQDENLADPPLKQINGEINDAEQLFVKITHGHYNKESTYMQNKQRKYKKGLELTQQQLEGDEEEHFCGEAIDDKSSKHVSADLFPWGRSDEGAGKKIDANENEETYVRSKETLSEQTWDADQPVGDNNESYFTNGLEVPHSGEHKNKTDDSSNLPLLSSIDSMELEKELLLDSLLLSNEKRKNKYEYLHCENVKMDNLFEENKNKSWSDQFKREDYSKVKENILLEEEDTYTPEDYASGLKRSKATTKNGDILSNYTFNIKDKGTHQIYEKIKSDAYKMYRSRQLENLDIQTSSGTSGQGKNVQKGELHNTVRSASQGDSTRVEKNSPICSDSPTNGENTNVKKHYIGLKTRSTIIKGTKKLKLFGKKRTNDIVHVPTDLATDYFKLSNNSTVYDKKKNSWNYINSKYNKWLKKMTRKKVSTEITSPVRKVDVMVRYAQKQESKYKKEKNKLLMRKKNLGMITKPPNHKKGQKVSRNYTLSDEQKIFDREAFFKYRDVQK, from the coding sequence ATGCAGCTACTAGGCCAGATGTTTCGAAGGTACGCCAGCCTACGCACCAAACTGAGGGCACAACaggtgaacaaaaatgtaaccAACAGTGCGGGAAACCATGTAAGAAACGATACGAACGGAATGCAGGGAGAGGCGGGCAGCCCCATCGGATTAAGCAGAAGACAGAGGGAGAGGAACACCAAAATagatgtaaaaatatatgaacagctaaaaaaaaaaatgttgggGAAACCACTGAATAAGGTGCAAAGGAAATACCTGAAGGAAAAGCGACCGAATTTTGCGCCCATATTTTTAGACCAGTTAAAGCCAAGAATGATATTATACAAAACGGCGATACAAGTGAGTGAGTTGCCGTTACCAAAATATCCAGAGGTAGCATTTATAGGTAGATCAAATTGTGGGAAATCTACACTAATCAACGAATTGTGTGGGAGAACAAATAAAGCAAAAGTGAGTAAAATACCAGGATGCACAAAagaaatacatttttataaaattgcCAAACCTTGTTTGCTATGTCTAGTTGATTTGCCAGGATATGGATTTGCCCACAGTAAGGAAGAATTACGGCTACAGTGGAATGAATTtaccttattttatttaaaaaacagaaaaaatttaaaaaaagtttttgTTCTCATTGATTGCAGAGTTGGACTAAAAACAAGTGACAAAGAattgctccattttttcgaCCGATATAATATTAAATATCAGATAGTCTTTAGCAAGTGTGACTTACTGAATACGAAAGACATAGCCGTAAAGATTCAAATCGCCAACGAAGAAATTGCGTGTTTTAAAAATCTGGAGACCCCAATTATTCCCCTCAGTTCGCTGAAAAGACAGAACTTGAATGAGCTGAGGAGGGAAATTGCCAGGTATCAGCTAAACAAAACCATCGTTAAAAATAACATCGTGATGAAGATCAACGATTTGATCGAACAGAGGAGGCTGAGGAAGTTGGCCGCTAACGCCATTGTCCATGCTAACGGTATTGGCGATGTTAATGGTGTTAACGGCGCAGTGGAGGACCATTTTAGCCACCCCCCAGACGGGGCCAAtacaaaaagcaaaagtaAAATCAAGAGCAAAACAACCAACGTAGGCGAACCCCTCTCGAAGGACATACTACTCAGCGATGACACCATTTCGGATGCATTAAAtaggtggaaaaaattggacAAACCGGTTGTAGACACACCTTTTAATCAGTACATGGGTGGCCACATGAAGCTCATAATAAACGCCCTGCAGGAGAAGTTTCTGCACCACTGCCGTGAAGAGTTTAACGAGAACGACCTAAAAATTATTGACGACGTGATTGAAAAATGTGGTAAACTGGGTCACCAGGATGAGAATTTGGCGGATCCACCATTAAAGCAGATAAATGGTGAGATAAATGATGCAGAACAGTTATTCGTGAAAATCACACATGGCCATTACAATAAGGAGTCCACCTACATGCAGAATAAACAAAGGAAATACAAGAAAGGGTTGGAGTTAACGCAACAACAATTGGAAGGTGATGAGGAGGAGCACTTTTGTGGAGAGGCTATTGACGATAAATCCAGTAAGCATGTTAGTGCAGATTTATTCCCATGGGGAAGGTCTGATGAAGGAGCCGGCAAAAAGATTGACGCAAATGAAAATGAGGAAACCTACGTGAGGAGCAAAGAAACGTTATCGGAACAGACGTGGGATGCCGACCAACCGGTGGGTGATAATAACGAATCATATTTTACAAACGGTTTGGAAGTTCCCCACAGTGGTGAGcataaaaacaaaactgATGATTCTTCAAATCTGCCTTTGCTAAGTAGTATCGACTCGATGGAACTAGAAAAGGAACTCCTTCTGGACAGTCTACTTTTATccaatgaaaaaaggaagaacaaatatgaGTACCTCCATTgcgaaaatgtaaaaatggataatctgtttgaagaaaacaaaaacaaatcATGGAGCGATCAGTTTAAACGTGAGGATTATTCCAAAGTTAAGGAAAACATTTTgttagaagaggaagatacGTATACCCCTGAGGATTATGCAAGTGGGTTAAAGAGGAGTAAAGCGACCACGAAAAATGGGGACATCCTCTCCAATTACACCTTTAACATAAAGGATAAAGGCACGCACCAAATATACGAAAAAATCAAGTCAGATGCGTACAAGATGTATAGAAGTAGGCAGCTAGAAAATTTAGACATACAAACTAGTTCCGGCACATCCGGACAAggcaaaaatgtacaaaaaggggaactgcACAATACAGTCCGTTCTGCTTCACAGGGGGACAGCACCCGTGTGGAAAAGAACTCACCTATATGTAGTGACTCCCCCACGAATGGAGAAAATACCAATGTGAAGAAACATTACATTGGCTTAAAAACCAGAAGCACCATTATCAAGGGaaccaaaaaattaaaattattcggtaaaaaaagaacgaatgatATTGTTCACGTTCCCACCGATTTGGCAACAGACTATTTTAAGTTAAGCAACAACTCCACCGTTTAcgataaaaagaagaacagcTGGAATTATATTAACTCCAAGTATAACAAGtggcttaaaaaaatgacccgTAAGAAGGTCTCCACCGAAATTACCAGCCCAGTTAGAAAGGTAGACGTTATGGTGAGATATGCACAGAAACAGGAAAGCAAAtataagaaggagaaaaacaaactgCTCATGCGGAAGAAGAATTTGGGCATGATCACTAAACCGCCTAATCATAAGAAGGGCCAAAAGGTTTCAAGAAATTATACCCTATCGGATGAGCAAAAGATATTTGATAGGGAAGCCTTTTTTAAGTATCGCGATGTCCAAAAGTGA